Proteins from a genomic interval of Lolium perenne isolate Kyuss_39 chromosome 1, Kyuss_2.0, whole genome shotgun sequence:
- the LOC127327463 gene encoding putative F-box/kelch-repeat protein At1g13200 — protein sequence MTTGMMVCNSEKKENAMPSSKRQKAVVPGCRPSVAEDIVTEVLLRLPIKSVVRFRAVCRSWATLLSSEEFCRLHRLINKAVGVPLKLMYFSPTQRFDTTAAYSCSLSPGPRDNQLLFTLDYAHGSWVEVLTPAPCHGLNLLYDALARAYYICNAATRTVVRLPPSGDAAAHRMSTGLGFDARTREYKVVRLINGIRLSHEHDTIRCEVYVPGGSHGDCWRPAARGLPFGLRRYAISAADDKRLSPVFANGFLHWLIQPYHEFERIRGAILYFSVTEETFRCVRSPPVPASKFGQKPLFIAQSGFYMHWSPQTPAGHLVEMDSQLCLVRDLRNDPYHSTVQIWRLLDYSSGDWSLDHQIDLSGYIMRRELREPQSVRVIGSIDNGRSGKKIVITTCKHKVHEKFEKKVHTYDLSTKDLYTILSVTETSKSRYGSLPYNPPASGFSLFEDCLAPLHKTDEELELSPATVKAVKEILIRLPAKSVIQSKLICKQWLRLINSESFIKSYTEHRNIAEGQS from the coding sequence ATGACGACAGGCATGATGGTGTGCAACAGCGAGAAAAAGGAAAATGCCATGCCAAGCAGCAAGCGTCAGAAGGCTGTTGTGCCTGGCTGCAGGCCGTCAGTTGCGGAGGACATAGTGACAGAGGTGCTGTTGCGGCTTCCCATCAAATCCGTTGTCCGCTTCCGGGCCGTCTGCCGCTCCTGGGCCACGTTGCTCTCCTCCGAGGAGTTCTGCAGACTACACCGGCTGATCAACAAGGCGGTGGGAGTGCCGTTGAAGCTGATGTACTTCTCCCCTACCCAAAGGTTTGACACAACTGCGGCGTACTCCTGCTCGCTGTCGCCAGGCCCCAGAGATAACCAGCTGTTGTTCACCCTTGACTACGCTCACGGCAGCTGGGTGGAAGTGCTGACACCTGCACCGTGCCATGGCCTCAACCTCCTGTACGATGCTCTCGCCAGGGCATACTACATTTGCAATGCAGCCACACGGACAGTCGTGCGTCTGCCACCTTCTGGAGATGCGGCAGCCCATAGGATGAGTACCGGACTGGGATTCGATGCCCGTACAAGGGAGTACAAAGTGGTGAGATTGATCAATGGGATACGCCTGTCCCATGAGCATGATACAATCAGGTGTGAGGTGTACGTGCCTGGAGGCAGCCATGGGGATTGCTGGAGGCCGGCTGCCAGAGGGTTGCCCTTTGGACTGCGCAGATATGCAATCTCTGCCGCAGATGATAAGAGGTTATCACCCGTGTTTGCAAACGGATTCCTGCACTGGTTGATCCAGCCATACCATGAATTCGAACGGATAAGAGGTGCCATTTTGTACTTTTCTGTCACGGAAGAGACCTTCAGATGTGTCCGATCACCCCCCGTCCCGGCATCAAAATTCGGGCAGAAACCTCTGTTCATAGCACAATCAGGATTTTACATGCACTGGTCTCCGCAAACACCAGCAGGGCACCTAGTGGAGATGGATAGCCAACTGTGTCTAGTTCGAGATCTCCGCAATGACCCTTATCATAGCACCGTGCAGATTTGGAGGCTGCTAGATTATAGCTCTGGTGATTGGTCATTGGATCATCAAATCGATTTATCAGGGTACATCATGAGGAGAGAATTGCGTGAGCCACAATCTGTGAGAGTTATTGGCTCTATTGATAATGGCAGGTCAGGGAAGAAGATAGTCATCACTACTTGCAAGCACAAGGTTCACGAGAAATTTGAAAAAAAGGTACACACATATGACCTGAGTACTAAGGATCTGTACACCATTCTTTCGGTCACCGAGACAAGCAAGTCAAGATACGGATCTCTTCCCTATAATCCACCTGCTTCAGGATTCAGTTTATTTGAAGACTGCCTTGCTCCATTGCATAAAACAGATGAAGAGTTAGAGTTGTCACCTGCTACGGTTAAGGCAGTTAAAGAGATCCTAATCCGCCTCCCAGCTAAATCGGTCATACAGTCCAAACTGATCTGCAAGCAGTGGCTCAGGTTGATCAATAGTGAAAGCTTCATCAAGTCGTACACTGAGCATAGGAACATAGCAGAAGGCCAAAGCTAA